From Draconibacterium halophilum, one genomic window encodes:
- a CDS encoding glycosyltransferase family 2 protein, with translation MILSVFFWIFLFLLFYTYVGYALVLWFFVGLKKLFGSRKVLVENEAYEPEVCLFVTAFNEKDYIDQKVENAFSLDYPKDKIQYVWVTDGSDDGSPELLKKIEELEVYHQPERRGKMHAMNRGMKFVKAPIVIFSDSNTLLGKQSIREIVNCFSNPNVGCVAGEKRIVQKDEEAAAGAGEGLYWKMESWIKRKDWELNSAVGAVGELFAIRTELFENVETDTLLDDFIISLRIAQSGYKIAYAPNAYAEETASFNVKEELKRKVRIAAGGIQTIVRLKGLLNPFKNGILSWQYFSHKVLRWAFAPPALFLLFLTNLFLVLNNDLWSVSNFYGFVFYLQVLCYLAAALGWYFENRKVRMKVLFVPYYFLMINYAAILGIVRYVKGQQSVNWEKSKRAG, from the coding sequence ATGATCTTAAGCGTTTTTTTCTGGATATTTTTATTCTTATTGTTTTATACCTATGTCGGGTATGCGCTTGTTTTGTGGTTTTTTGTCGGTCTAAAGAAATTGTTCGGGAGTCGGAAGGTTTTAGTTGAAAATGAAGCGTACGAGCCCGAAGTTTGTTTATTTGTAACTGCTTTTAATGAGAAAGATTACATTGATCAGAAAGTGGAAAATGCGTTTTCGCTTGATTATCCCAAAGATAAAATTCAATATGTGTGGGTTACCGACGGCTCGGATGATGGGAGCCCGGAGTTGTTAAAAAAAATAGAAGAGCTGGAAGTTTATCATCAGCCGGAGCGACGCGGGAAAATGCATGCCATGAACCGGGGGATGAAATTTGTTAAAGCGCCCATTGTAATCTTTTCCGATTCGAACACTTTGCTGGGGAAACAATCCATTCGCGAGATTGTAAATTGTTTTAGCAACCCAAATGTTGGTTGTGTGGCAGGAGAGAAGCGCATTGTTCAGAAAGATGAAGAAGCAGCTGCCGGCGCCGGTGAAGGATTGTACTGGAAAATGGAATCGTGGATAAAGCGTAAGGACTGGGAATTAAATTCGGCAGTTGGGGCAGTTGGCGAGCTGTTTGCCATAAGAACTGAGCTTTTTGAGAATGTTGAAACCGATACTTTACTCGATGATTTTATTATTTCGTTGCGCATTGCTCAAAGCGGATACAAAATCGCCTATGCACCAAATGCCTATGCCGAAGAAACAGCCTCGTTTAATGTAAAAGAGGAGCTAAAACGTAAAGTAAGAATTGCTGCCGGAGGAATTCAAACTATTGTACGATTGAAAGGATTGCTCAATCCATTTAAAAACGGCATATTGAGCTGGCAGTATTTTTCGCATAAGGTATTGCGCTGGGCTTTTGCTCCACCGGCTTTGTTCCTTTTGTTTTTAACAAATTTGTTTCTCGTATTAAATAACGATCTGTGGAGTGTGAGTAATTTTTATGGATTTGTTTTCTATCTGCAGGTTTTGTGCTACCTGGCCGCTGCTTTAGGTTGGTACTTTGAGAACAGAAAAGTACGGATGAAAGTGTTATTTGTTCCTTATTATTTTTTGATGATCAATTATGCAGCAATTCTTGGTATTGTTCGGTATGTAAAAGGCCAACAGTCCGTAAATTGGGAAAAATCGAAAAGAGCGGGGTAG
- a CDS encoding TrmH family RNA methyltransferase: MNYKLLEYLSGYLTPKRLELFDKALNMRTKHLTIVLEDIYQKQNASAVLRTCDCFGIQDVHIIEDRNEFQVNREIAMGASKWLSLHKYNNAENNSIEVIQGLKKQGYRIVATTPHTDDQELQDFDIAKGKTALVFGSELPGITETIMQEADEFLKIPMYGFTESFNISVSAAIILHHLTLKMRASNDLGWQLSDDEKAELKMEWIRKTFKRSELLEKRFYEENKE; the protein is encoded by the coding sequence ATGAACTATAAACTTCTTGAATACCTGTCGGGCTACCTTACGCCAAAGCGTCTTGAACTTTTTGACAAGGCATTAAATATGCGCACCAAACACCTTACTATTGTATTGGAAGATATCTATCAGAAACAAAATGCAAGTGCAGTTTTACGCACCTGCGATTGTTTTGGCATTCAGGATGTACATATTATTGAAGACCGTAACGAATTTCAGGTTAACCGCGAAATTGCCATGGGAGCTTCAAAATGGTTGTCGCTGCACAAATACAACAACGCGGAAAACAACAGTATTGAAGTAATTCAAGGACTAAAAAAACAGGGCTACCGAATTGTTGCAACTACTCCGCACACCGACGATCAGGAATTACAGGATTTTGACATTGCAAAAGGGAAAACGGCACTGGTATTCGGATCGGAACTTCCGGGAATAACGGAAACGATTATGCAGGAAGCAGATGAATTCTTGAAAATACCGATGTATGGTTTTACCGAAAGTTTTAATATCTCTGTTTCGGCAGCAATAATACTGCATCACCTTACTCTGAAGATGAGAGCCAGCAATGATCTTGGCTGGCAACTAAGCGATGACGAAAAAGCGGAACTAAAAATGGAATGGATACGAAAAACCTTTAAAAGAAGTGAGTTGCTTGAAAAACGCTTTTATGAAGAGAATAAAGAATAA
- a CDS encoding HU family DNA-binding protein — protein sequence MNKAQLLDAMAEKAGLSKADAKKALDAFVGATTDALKAGDRVALIGFGSFSVTERGARTGRNPQTGKEITIPAKKVVKFKAGAELADAVS from the coding sequence ATGAACAAAGCTCAATTACTTGATGCGATGGCCGAAAAAGCAGGCCTTAGTAAAGCTGATGCTAAAAAAGCTCTTGACGCATTTGTAGGTGCTACTACTGATGCTCTTAAAGCTGGGGACCGTGTTGCTCTTATTGGATTTGGCTCTTTCTCTGTTACTGAACGTGGTGCCAGAACTGGTAGAAATCCTCAAACAGGAAAAGAAATTACTATTCCAGCAAAAAAAGTTGTAAAATTTAAAGCTGGTGCTGAATTAGCTGATGCTGTATCGTAA
- a CDS encoding (Fe-S)-binding protein, which yields MQIDVFIPCFIDQFYPETAGSFVKLLEKVGCDVKYNPKQTCCGQPAFNSGYWDEAKTVAKKFLKDFEQASVVVAPSASCTGFIRNYYHKLFEEEEELLRMTNKTRKKVFEFTDFLVNHLKVTDVGADFNHKVTFHDSCAGLREYGIKEEPRKLLSEVRGLELIEMENLETCCGFGGTFAAKFHNISTAMTEQKVENALKTGAEYIVSTEASCLMNMNAYIQKQKLPIKTIHLVDILAG from the coding sequence ATGCAAATCGATGTTTTTATTCCTTGTTTTATCGATCAGTTTTATCCTGAAACTGCTGGAAGTTTTGTTAAACTGCTGGAAAAGGTAGGGTGCGATGTAAAATATAATCCAAAACAAACTTGCTGCGGGCAGCCGGCTTTTAATAGTGGTTACTGGGATGAGGCAAAAACGGTGGCCAAAAAATTTCTCAAAGATTTTGAACAGGCAAGTGTCGTGGTGGCACCTTCTGCATCTTGCACCGGATTTATTCGAAACTATTACCACAAATTGTTTGAAGAAGAGGAGGAGTTGCTGAGAATGACAAATAAGACCAGGAAAAAGGTATTTGAGTTTACCGATTTTTTGGTGAATCATTTAAAAGTAACAGATGTTGGAGCAGATTTTAATCATAAAGTTACTTTCCATGATTCGTGTGCCGGTTTGCGCGAATATGGAATTAAAGAGGAGCCCCGAAAATTATTGAGTGAAGTGAGAGGTCTGGAATTGATAGAGATGGAAAATCTGGAAACATGTTGTGGTTTTGGAGGAACATTTGCTGCCAAATTTCATAACATTTCAACGGCTATGACGGAGCAAAAAGTTGAAAATGCACTAAAAACAGGAGCCGAATATATTGTATCTACCGAAGCATCTTGCCTGATGAATATGAATGCTTATATTCAAAAACAAAAGCTTCCCATAAAAACCATACATTTGGTTGATATTCTTGCCGGATAA
- a CDS encoding ABC transporter ATP-binding protein: MKRFVPPYRWKVVMNIIYNILGALFGTFSFAMLIPALDILFQTKELVTEKMEWAFTADSITNNVNYYISSFIIEHGQQDALLLIGAILVIATLFKVGFTYLADFVLIALRNGVVYDIRSLIYKKIIGLPLGYFSEERKGDIMARITSDVQEVENSVANSLGMMIKNPILIIVFLSVMIYMSWSLTLFVFIMLPVTGFIIGRIGRSLKRVSKKGQNKLGEILSIIEEDLSGLRIIKSFNAEEKAIGRFQNENENYRLIMNRLMWRRHLAHPASEFMGTIVIVIVLWYGGRIILGGSNSSLTASEFIGYMVFFYGIINPAKAFSTALYSVEKGLASMQRIDHVLSAEITIVDKKDAKEILSFEKDIVYKNVTFAYNKAEVLSNVSLDIPKGTTVALVGSSGSGKTTMVDLLPRFWDITKGNIEVDGTDIRDLKLKSLRNLIGNVNQEPILFNDTIRNNIAFGIEDTSDEAIILAAKIANAHDFILATENGYDTVIGDRGDKLSGGQKQRLSIARAILRNPPILILDEATSALDTESEKLVQEALENLMKNRTSLVIAHRLSTIKHANLICVLHEGEIVEQGTHEELMELGGRYKKLHGMQMF, from the coding sequence ATGAAACGATTTGTTCCGCCTTATCGGTGGAAAGTCGTCATGAATATTATCTACAATATTTTAGGTGCGCTTTTCGGCACCTTTTCGTTTGCCATGCTAATTCCAGCGCTTGATATTTTGTTCCAAACAAAAGAGCTGGTAACCGAAAAAATGGAATGGGCGTTTACTGCCGATTCAATAACAAATAATGTAAACTATTACATCAGTTCTTTTATTATTGAACACGGCCAACAAGATGCCTTGCTGCTAATTGGAGCAATTTTGGTAATTGCCACCCTCTTTAAAGTTGGGTTTACGTACCTGGCAGATTTTGTACTTATTGCCTTACGAAACGGTGTTGTTTATGACATCCGGTCACTAATATATAAGAAGATTATCGGGCTGCCTCTTGGTTATTTTTCGGAAGAACGAAAAGGCGACATTATGGCCCGCATCACAAGCGATGTGCAGGAAGTGGAAAATTCTGTTGCCAACTCGCTGGGTATGATGATTAAAAACCCTATTCTCATAATCGTATTCCTTAGTGTTATGATTTACATGAGTTGGTCGCTAACACTTTTTGTGTTTATTATGTTACCGGTTACTGGTTTTATTATCGGGCGAATTGGCCGCAGCCTGAAACGTGTGTCAAAAAAAGGACAAAATAAGTTGGGCGAAATTCTGTCAATTATTGAAGAAGACCTTTCCGGATTACGGATTATCAAATCGTTTAATGCCGAAGAGAAAGCTATCGGACGTTTTCAGAATGAAAACGAGAATTACCGCCTGATAATGAATCGCCTGATGTGGCGTCGCCATTTGGCACACCCGGCCAGTGAGTTTATGGGCACCATTGTAATTGTTATCGTGTTGTGGTATGGCGGACGAATTATTCTTGGCGGAAGCAACTCCTCGCTCACAGCATCCGAATTTATCGGCTACATGGTATTCTTTTATGGTATTATTAATCCGGCAAAAGCATTCTCTACGGCACTATACAGTGTTGAAAAAGGACTGGCCTCCATGCAACGGATCGATCATGTTCTTTCTGCTGAAATAACAATTGTTGATAAGAAAGATGCCAAAGAAATCCTGTCGTTCGAAAAAGATATTGTATACAAGAATGTAACTTTTGCTTACAATAAAGCAGAGGTACTCTCCAATGTAAGTCTTGATATTCCGAAAGGAACAACCGTTGCACTGGTTGGCTCTTCGGGCAGTGGAAAAACCACTATGGTTGATCTGTTGCCGCGTTTCTGGGACATTACAAAAGGTAATATCGAGGTAGATGGCACCGATATTCGCGACCTGAAACTGAAATCGTTACGCAACCTGATCGGAAACGTTAACCAGGAGCCTATATTATTTAACGACACCATAAGAAATAACATTGCTTTTGGAATTGAAGACACCAGTGATGAAGCCATTATACTAGCCGCTAAAATTGCCAATGCGCACGATTTTATTCTTGCAACAGAAAACGGTTACGACACTGTAATTGGAGATCGAGGAGATAAACTTTCCGGCGGGCAAAAGCAGCGTTTGTCTATAGCTCGTGCCATCTTGCGGAATCCTCCAATTTTGATATTGGATGAAGCCACCTCGGCATTGGATACCGAATCGGAAAAACTGGTACAAGAGGCCTTGGAGAACTTAATGAAAAACAGAACTTCGCTGGTAATTGCGCACCGCTTATCAACAATTAAACATGCCAATCTGATTTGTGTATTGCACGAAGGAGAAATTGTGGAACAAGGCACACACGAAGAATTAATGGAGCTTGGCGGACGTTATAAGAAACTGCACGGAATGCAAATGTTTTAA
- the purB gene encoding adenylosuccinate lyase has protein sequence MELNTLTAISPVDGRYSDKVEGLGKYFSEFALIKYRLLTEVEYFIALCEIPLPQLADIPAEKLDKLRELHTNFSLEDAQRIKGIESVTNHDVKAVEYFIKDEFDKLELGKYKEFIHFALTSQDANNTAIPKSIQDALEFEYYPLLQELIEKLLTLATEWKDIPMLAKTHGQPASPTKLGKEIKVFLERIMVQLVQLKSIAIDAKFGGATGNFNAHYVAYPDINWEDFANKFLKENLGLNRSQFTTQISHYDNHSAIFDGLKRINNIILDLDRDIWSYVSMNYFKQKIKKGEVGSSTMPHKVNPIDFENSEGNIGIANAGFEQLSQKLPVSRLQRDLTDSTVTRFIGVPFGHTIIAIKSTLKGLNKLLINEDAIAKDLENNWAVVAEAIQTILRREFFPNPYEALKDLTRKNEVINKEAIHNFVDGLNVSDAVKEELKAITPQNYTGIF, from the coding sequence ATGGAACTTAATACATTAACAGCAATTTCGCCGGTTGACGGCAGGTACAGTGACAAAGTAGAAGGCTTGGGAAAATATTTCAGCGAATTCGCCCTGATTAAATACCGCTTGCTTACTGAGGTCGAATATTTTATCGCTTTGTGCGAAATTCCTTTGCCACAACTTGCTGATATCCCCGCAGAAAAACTGGACAAACTTCGTGAGCTTCACACAAACTTTTCACTTGAAGATGCGCAGCGCATTAAAGGCATTGAAAGTGTGACCAACCACGATGTGAAGGCTGTTGAGTATTTTATAAAAGACGAATTTGACAAACTGGAACTGGGTAAATACAAGGAGTTTATTCACTTTGCGCTTACATCGCAGGATGCCAACAATACAGCCATTCCAAAATCAATACAAGATGCGCTGGAATTTGAATATTATCCGTTATTACAGGAGTTAATTGAAAAATTACTGACACTAGCTACCGAATGGAAAGATATTCCGATGTTGGCAAAAACGCACGGCCAGCCTGCATCGCCAACAAAATTGGGAAAAGAAATAAAGGTATTCTTAGAGCGGATTATGGTGCAGTTGGTTCAACTAAAATCCATTGCCATTGATGCGAAATTTGGCGGAGCTACCGGTAATTTTAATGCGCACTACGTTGCTTACCCTGATATTAACTGGGAAGATTTTGCCAACAAGTTTCTGAAAGAAAACCTGGGATTGAACCGTTCGCAGTTTACTACGCAGATTTCGCACTACGATAATCACAGCGCCATTTTCGACGGATTGAAGCGCATTAACAATATCATTCTTGATCTTGACCGCGACATTTGGAGTTATGTCTCAATGAATTACTTCAAACAGAAAATAAAAAAAGGTGAAGTTGGTTCATCAACCATGCCGCATAAAGTTAATCCAATCGATTTCGAAAACTCGGAAGGGAACATAGGAATAGCCAATGCCGGTTTCGAGCAGTTGTCACAAAAACTTCCGGTTTCACGCTTACAGCGCGACCTGACCGATTCAACCGTTACCCGTTTTATTGGAGTTCCGTTTGGTCACACAATCATTGCCATCAAATCAACCTTGAAAGGATTGAACAAATTGCTGATTAATGAAGATGCCATTGCAAAAGACCTTGAAAATAACTGGGCAGTGGTTGCCGAGGCAATTCAAACGATTTTGCGCCGCGAGTTTTTTCCAAATCCTTATGAGGCATTGAAAGATTTAACCCGTAAAAACGAGGTGATAAACAAAGAGGCAATACACAATTTTGTTGATGGTTTAAACGTTAGTGATGCTGTAAAAGAAGAACTAAAAGCAATTACACCTCAGAATTATACCGGCATTTTTTAA
- a CDS encoding NfeD family protein, translated as MKLKNFWILLFVVATLAAFAQEANKKKVFLLNIKSEITPATRRQMSQAFMEADSVKADVFLIHMNTYGGTVVDADSIRTRILQSKIPVYVFIDNNAASAGALISIACDGIYMRPGGSIGAATVVNQTGEAMPDKYQSYMRSTMRATAEAHGKDTTITAGGDTIVSWFRDPKIAEAMVDERIYIEGVSDSGRVLTFTPSEAMEHGFCEGTAETVDEVLQQVGINEYDLFEYEPTFIEKIIGFLVLPMISGLLIMAIIGGIYFEMQSPGIGFPLGIAILAALLYFMPLYLEGLAEHWEIALFIVGLILVAVEIFVIPGFGFAGAAGITFVFIGLVLSLIDNVNFDFEGVQLRGVGTAIATVVIGIFGGFILALYLGKRMFTAEHGMFKNFALNTVQQVNEGFVSVETKLFVLKGKKGFAQTVLRPGGKVNIEGEIYDAVAVTGFIDKDEEIVVTKVESMQLYVELDEE; from the coding sequence ATGAAGCTAAAGAATTTTTGGATTTTGTTATTTGTAGTTGCCACTTTGGCTGCTTTTGCGCAGGAGGCGAACAAGAAAAAAGTATTTCTTTTGAATATCAAATCCGAGATTACTCCGGCCACGCGACGCCAGATGAGCCAGGCTTTTATGGAAGCTGATTCGGTGAAAGCTGATGTCTTTCTTATTCACATGAATACTTATGGCGGAACAGTTGTTGATGCTGACTCTATTCGTACGCGAATACTCCAAAGTAAAATTCCGGTTTATGTGTTTATAGATAATAACGCGGCATCAGCAGGCGCATTAATTTCTATTGCCTGCGATGGAATATACATGCGTCCCGGAGGAAGTATTGGTGCAGCAACCGTTGTAAACCAAACCGGCGAGGCTATGCCCGATAAATACCAGAGTTACATGCGATCGACTATGCGGGCAACGGCCGAAGCACATGGAAAAGATACAACAATTACTGCCGGTGGCGATACAATTGTCAGTTGGTTTCGCGATCCGAAAATTGCAGAAGCAATGGTTGATGAGCGTATTTATATTGAAGGCGTTTCCGATTCTGGGCGCGTTCTTACCTTTACACCTTCGGAAGCGATGGAACACGGCTTTTGCGAAGGAACGGCGGAAACTGTTGATGAAGTGCTTCAACAGGTTGGAATTAATGAATATGACTTGTTCGAATATGAGCCAACTTTTATAGAAAAGATTATTGGTTTTCTGGTGCTTCCAATGATTTCCGGATTACTGATTATGGCAATTATTGGCGGTATTTATTTCGAGATGCAGTCGCCGGGAATTGGGTTCCCGCTGGGCATTGCAATTTTGGCGGCCTTACTGTATTTCATGCCGCTTTACCTTGAAGGATTGGCAGAACACTGGGAGATTGCTCTTTTTATTGTTGGTCTGATACTGGTTGCGGTGGAAATATTTGTGATTCCGGGCTTTGGATTTGCCGGAGCAGCGGGAATAACCTTTGTCTTTATTGGCCTTGTTTTAAGTCTTATTGACAATGTAAACTTTGATTTTGAAGGTGTTCAGTTACGTGGTGTAGGAACAGCAATTGCCACTGTTGTGATTGGCATATTTGGAGGTTTTATTCTTGCACTTTACCTTGGGAAACGTATGTTTACAGCAGAACATGGCATGTTTAAAAATTTTGCATTAAACACTGTACAGCAGGTTAATGAAGGGTTTGTTAGTGTAGAAACAAAACTTTTTGTATTGAAAGGGAAGAAGGGGTTTGCTCAAACCGTATTACGCCCGGGTGGAAAAGTAAATATTGAAGGCGAAATTTACGATGCTGTTGCCGTTACCGGTTTTATTGATAAAGATGAAGAAATAGTAGTTACAAAAGTGGAGTCTATGCAACTTTATGTTGAGTTGGATGAAGAATAA
- a CDS encoding GNAT family N-acetyltransferase, with the protein MSVIIDGNSYQIFETPRLILRPCEENDSRFIYQLLNSEKWLQYIGDRGVYSEEEARAYICEKMYPQLKKEGYGNYVVIRKTDNAKMGTCGLFDRDGLEGIDIGFAFLPEFEGHGYAFEAAKKLKTVGIERFKIRHISAITAKYNLRSQRLLEKLGLKFTRHVTLPNDNEEIMFYEMKD; encoded by the coding sequence ATGTCGGTTATTATTGATGGAAATAGCTACCAAATTTTTGAAACTCCTCGCCTGATTCTTCGTCCCTGCGAGGAAAATGATTCCCGATTTATTTACCAATTATTAAATTCTGAAAAATGGCTTCAATACATTGGTGATCGTGGTGTTTACTCGGAGGAAGAAGCACGTGCCTATATTTGCGAAAAAATGTATCCTCAGCTAAAAAAAGAAGGCTATGGAAACTATGTGGTCATCCGAAAAACCGACAATGCAAAAATGGGAACCTGTGGGCTTTTCGACCGCGACGGGCTGGAAGGCATTGATATTGGTTTTGCTTTTTTACCTGAATTTGAAGGCCATGGTTATGCATTTGAAGCCGCCAAAAAACTCAAAACTGTAGGAATAGAAAGATTTAAAATCCGGCATATCTCCGCGATAACAGCAAAATATAACCTGCGCTCGCAACGATTGCTGGAAAAACTGGGATTAAAATTCACCAGACATGTGACATTACCCAACGACAACGAAGAGATTATGTTTTATGAAATGAAGGATTGA
- a CDS encoding dienelactone hydrolase family protein, with protein MKSIKKEQVSQEVFDLYDDYAHNRIDRRKFVERLSAYAVGGLTVSSLMSFIMPNYQDKIQIKADDPRLKTETIEYNSPRGGGKISGQLSRPAGNSKKLPGIVVVHENRGLNPHIADVGRRAALPGFISVSPDALSPLGGYPGNDDDGRTMQRERDRDEMLQDFIAAFNYLKSHPECDGNIGVVGFCFGGWISNMMAVEVSDLKAAVPFYGGQPSEEETKQIEAPLLLHYAELDTRVNAGWPDYEAALKKYDKEYTAHMYPGVNHGFHNDTTPRYDEAAAKLAWSRTIDFFKEKLT; from the coding sequence ATGAAATCAATAAAGAAAGAACAAGTTAGCCAGGAGGTTTTCGACCTGTACGATGATTATGCGCACAACCGAATCGATCGAAGAAAATTTGTTGAACGACTTTCGGCCTATGCCGTTGGAGGTTTAACCGTTTCGTCGCTCATGAGTTTTATTATGCCAAATTACCAGGATAAGATTCAGATTAAAGCTGACGACCCACGATTAAAAACAGAAACAATCGAATACAATTCGCCACGAGGCGGAGGTAAAATTAGTGGACAATTGTCGCGCCCGGCGGGGAATTCAAAAAAACTGCCCGGAATTGTAGTAGTACACGAAAATCGTGGTTTGAATCCGCATATTGCTGATGTTGGCCGTCGTGCAGCACTACCGGGATTCATCTCCGTCTCTCCCGATGCACTAAGTCCACTTGGTGGCTACCCGGGAAATGATGACGATGGCAGGACGATGCAACGCGAACGCGACAGAGATGAAATGCTGCAAGATTTTATTGCGGCCTTTAATTACCTGAAATCGCATCCCGAATGTGACGGAAATATTGGTGTAGTAGGATTTTGTTTTGGTGGCTGGATATCGAACATGATGGCTGTTGAAGTCTCTGATTTAAAAGCTGCTGTTCCTTTTTATGGCGGCCAGCCTTCAGAAGAAGAAACAAAACAGATTGAAGCACCACTACTTCTGCACTATGCAGAACTGGATACACGTGTAAATGCAGGATGGCCGGACTACGAAGCTGCTCTAAAAAAATACGATAAAGAATACACGGCGCACATGTATCCTGGAGTAAACCACGGATTCCATAACGATACAACACCACGTTATGATGAAGCTGCGGCGAAGCTTGCCTGGAGTCGCACCATAGATTTTTTCAAAGAAAAACTGACTTAA
- the purT gene encoding formate-dependent phosphoribosylglycinamide formyltransferase has protein sequence MSTKVVLGTKFSPSATKVILLGSGELGKEVVIEFQRYGVEVIAVDSYENAPAMQVADRSYVASMLDGERLAEIIRNEKPDYIIPEVEAIATDKLLDLEKEGFHVIPTANATQLTMNREGIRTLAAEELKLSTSPYKFSGSKEAFKNAINEIGFPCVVKPIMSSSGKGQSVVKSAADIDYAWNYAMDGARGNSDRVIVEGFVDFDYEITLLTISHVGGVSFCEPIGHRQEGGDYQESWQPQVMSEKALAEAQHIAKTVVEALGGRGLFGVEFFVKNDTVYFSELSPRPHDTGMVTMISQDMSEFALHVRAILGLPIPNIKFHGPSASSVIMVKGESKQVAFSNLTEVLSEPDTQLRLFGKPEVAGERRMGVCLARANSAEEAREKANKASSSVVVKLK, from the coding sequence ATGAGCACAAAGGTAGTTTTGGGAACAAAATTTTCACCGTCGGCAACAAAGGTTATATTGCTGGGATCGGGCGAATTGGGAAAAGAAGTAGTAATCGAATTTCAACGTTACGGCGTGGAAGTGATTGCTGTTGACAGTTATGAAAATGCACCTGCCATGCAAGTTGCCGATCGATCGTATGTCGCATCAATGCTGGACGGAGAGCGTTTGGCTGAAATCATCAGAAACGAAAAACCGGATTATATCATTCCGGAAGTGGAAGCCATTGCCACCGACAAATTACTGGACTTGGAAAAGGAAGGTTTTCATGTTATTCCAACAGCAAATGCGACGCAACTTACAATGAATCGTGAAGGCATCAGAACCTTGGCTGCCGAAGAACTAAAGCTTTCAACATCGCCATACAAATTTTCCGGATCGAAGGAAGCGTTTAAGAATGCCATTAATGAAATTGGATTTCCTTGTGTGGTGAAACCAATTATGAGTTCGTCGGGCAAAGGACAGAGCGTGGTAAAAAGTGCCGCAGATATTGATTATGCGTGGAATTACGCTATGGATGGTGCACGCGGAAACAGCGACCGTGTAATTGTAGAAGGGTTTGTTGATTTTGATTACGAAATAACTTTGTTGACAATCAGCCATGTTGGTGGTGTATCTTTTTGTGAACCTATTGGTCACCGTCAGGAAGGTGGCGATTATCAGGAGTCGTGGCAACCACAAGTTATGTCTGAGAAAGCACTGGCCGAAGCACAGCACATTGCCAAAACCGTTGTGGAAGCATTGGGTGGCCGCGGTTTATTCGGCGTAGAATTCTTCGTGAAAAATGATACTGTATATTTTAGCGAGCTTTCGCCGCGTCCGCACGATACAGGAATGGTAACAATGATTTCGCAGGATATGAGTGAATTTGCACTACACGTAAGAGCAATTTTAGGTTTACCGATTCCAAACATTAAATTTCATGGTCCATCGGCAAGTAGCGTAATCATGGTAAAGGGAGAATCAAAACAAGTTGCTTTCTCCAACCTTACAGAAGTGCTAAGTGAACCGGATACTCAATTGCGTTTATTTGGTAAACCCGAAGTGGCTGGTGAACGTCGGATGGGAGTATGTTTGGCGCGTGCCAATTCGGCAGAAGAGGCCAGGGAAAAAGCCAATAAGGCAAGTAGCTCAGTAGTTGTTAAGCTTAAATAG